From a region of the Chroicocephalus ridibundus chromosome 8, bChrRid1.1, whole genome shotgun sequence genome:
- the LURAP1 gene encoding leucine rich adaptor protein 1, with protein sequence MEGGGEALPADLRELATKVGRRPPAGLLRGLRAETAPAPPAPPAPPAAPARGARPPLADRLRALRLELAYLRAVDVKILQQLVVVNEGIEAVKWLLEERSTLTSRCSSLASSQYSLVESQATSRRGSWDSLQDPNDRLDSISVGSYLDTLADDMDEYSQNAAETTAVSTPGRALVRAEQDWVRIDPERGLAKQEKGKAEHEWPHVDLSPPGLPQDHRFAKEPQVANGYLGQQPSSLEPGRDTKLPSGAGERPGKGNPGGKARKAEADFENCKLNSKVHLEYDAHWRWLQSQDDVTFL encoded by the exons ATGGAGGGCGGTGGGGAGGCGCTGCCCGCCGACCTGCGGGAGCTGGCCACCAAGGTGGGACGGCGGCCGCCCGccgggctgctgcgggggctgcgggccgAGACCGCCCCCGCACCGCCGGCACCGCCGGCGCCCCCGGCTGCACCCGCCCGCGGCGCCCGACCGCCCCTCGCCGACCGCCTCCGGGCGCTCCGCCTCGAGCTG GCTTATCTGCGAGCGGTCGACGTGaagatcctgcagcagctggtggtGGTGAACGAGGGCATCGAGGCGGTGAagtggctgctggaggagaggagcacGCTGACCAGCCGCTGCAGCAGCCTGGCCAGCAGCCAGTACAGCCTGGTGGAGAGCCAGGCGACCTCGCGGCGGGGCAGctgggacagcctgcaggacccCAACGACAGGCTGGACAGCATCTCCGTCGGTAGCTACCTGGACACCTTGGCCGATGACATGGATGAGTATTCCCAAAACGCCGCTGAAACCACCGCCGTATCCACACCGGGCAGAGCCCTGGTCAGGGCGGAGCAGGATTGGGTCAGGATTGACCCCGAGAGGGGTCTTGCAAAGCAAGAGAAGGGCAAAGCGGAGCACGAGTGGCCCCACGTGGACCTCTCCCCACCCGGGCTACCCCAGGATCACCGGTTTGCTAAGGAGCCCCAGGTGGCCAACGGGTATTTGGGCCAGCAGCCCTCCTCTCTGGAACCAGGCAGAGACACCAAATTGCCAtcgggggctggggagaggccaGGGAAGGGGAACCCAGGTGGGAAGGCTCGGAAAGCCGAGGCTGACTTCGAGAACTGCAAACTCAACAGCAAAGTGCACCTGGAGTACGATGCCCACTGGCGCTGGCTCCAGTCTCAGGATGATGTGACGTTCTTGTAG